One segment of Pristis pectinata isolate sPriPec2 chromosome 3, sPriPec2.1.pri, whole genome shotgun sequence DNA contains the following:
- the LOC127568242 gene encoding serine/threonine-protein kinase PLK2-like, producing MTSEVQKASDGGCLRSKAAREKPDLCRTVTAPKTGKCYCRGRLLGKGGFARCYEMTDLSSNKIYAVKVIPHSRVSKPHQKDKIEKEIELHKSLSNKYIVKFYHSFEDDENIYIFLEHCSHKSLAHILKARKTLTEPEVRYYLRQIILGLRYLHVRDILHRDLKLGNFFVNDNMEVKVGDFGLATKLLPVDQRKRTICGTPNYLAPEVLNKQGHGPEADIWSLGCVMYTMLFGRPPFETSDLKDTYRCIRAAEYTMPSSFSVAAKDLIGSILKKNPEQRPTLDAILNHDFFAKGFTPDVLHPSSCTTAPELSGPVPAKNLFKKLTQAFFGKKKAIGTKTLCIEKDDISKLAADLVKTSIHRQTSYKTENATEPTLPSAQVTNSFPKEKMEMESKKSVNEPCKGSGANCESAEEGPIAQQMADAATSVLKSCLSAMPSARKNPVGQGLHRSKPFLWVTKWVDYSNKYGFGYQLSNRSIGVLFNDGTHMSLSTDRRNVYYYLNNNQHFSFSASAIPEQLVKQMTIVGYFANYMEENLMDGGDLPRTFLEDCQDPSLFLLQWVKTDHSLLMLFNNGTLQVNFYQDHTKLILCRADHSYLLTYINKDRVACTYKLSTIMELGCSQDLHHRLAYTLKLLQQQKTGA from the exons ATGACTTCGGAAGTTCAGAAAGCTTCAGATGGAGGCTGTTTGCGTTCTAAAGCCGCCCGGGAGAAGCCGGATTTGTGTCGAACGGTTACGGCTCCAAAAACCGGCAAATGTTATTGCCGAGGGCGGCTGCTTGGAAAG GGTGGATTTGCAAGATGCTACGAAATGACTGATCTCTCCAGTAACAAAATATATGCAGTTAAAGTTATTCCACATTCCAGAGTATCAAAACCTCACCAAAAAGATAAG attgaaaaagaaattgaacTCCACAAATCCCTATCCAATAAATATATAGTGAAATTCTACCATAGTTTTGAAGATGATGAAAATATTTATATCTTTCTAGAGCACTGCAGTCATAAG TCATTAGCGCACATATTGAAAGCAAGAAAAACTTTAACTGAGCCAGAAGTCCGGTATTACCTCAGACAGATTATATTGGGTCTCAGGTACCTCCATGTTCGGGATATTCTTCACAGAGACCTCAAACTAG GTAATTTCTTTGTTAACGACAACATGGAAGTGAAAGTTGGTGACTTTGGCCTGGCAACTAAGCTGCTACCTGTTGATCAGAGGAAGAg gACAATCTGTGGAACACCAAACTACTTGGCACCAGAGGTATTGAACAAACAAGGTCATGGTCCTGAGGCTGACATCTGGTCCTTGGGCTGTGTAAT GTACACTATGTTATTTGGCCGGCCACCATTTGAGACTTCTGACCTCAAAGACACTTACAGATGTATTCGAGCTGCTGAGTACACCATGCCCTCATCCTTCTCAGTTGCTGCAAAGGATCTTATCGGTAGCATTCTGAAGAAGAATCCAGAACAACGGCCTACGCTTGATGCAATTTTGAATCATGACTTCTTTGCAAAA GGTTTTACTCCTGATGTGCTCCACCCAAGCAGCTGCACAACAGCACCTGAGTTGAGTGGCCCAGTTCCTGCAAAAAACCTCTTCAAAAAGTTGACACAGGCTTTCTTTGGGAAAAAGAAAGCAATAG GTACCAAAACCCTCTGCATAGAGAAGGATGACATCTCCAAACTTGCTGCAGATCTTGTGAAGACCTCCATTCATAGACAGACAAGCTACAAGACTGAAAATGCAACTGAG CCAACACTTCCTTCTGCCCAAGTGACAAACTCTTTTCCCAAGGAAAAAATGGAGATGGAATCCAAAAAATCTGTCAACGAACCATGTAAAGGATCTGGTGCCAATTGTGAAT CTGCTGAAGAGGGGCCCATAGCTCAACAAATGGCAGATGCTGCTACCAGTGTTCTCAAAAGTTGTCTTTCAGCTATGCCTTCAG cTAGAAAGAACCCAGTAGGACAAGGCCTCCATAGGTCCAAACCTTTTTTGTGGGTCACCAAATGGGTTGATTATTCAAATAAATATGGCTTTGGCTATCAGTTGTCCAATCGTAGCATTGGTGTCCTATTcaatgatggaacccatatgagcCTCTCTACTGACAGAAG GAATGTATATTATTACCTCAATAACAACCAGCActtttccttctctgcctctgCAATCCCAGAGCAGCTTGTCAAACAGATGACAATCGTTGGGTATTTTGCCAACTACATGGAGGAAAATTTAATGGAT GGAGGTGACTTGCCCAGGACATTCCTTGAAGATTGTCAAGATCCATCCTTATTCCTGTTGCAGTGGGTTAAAACTGATCATTCACTATTGATGCTGTTCAACAATGGTACTTTGCAG GTTAACTTTTATCAGGATCATACAAAGCTCATTCTCTGCAGAGCTGATCATTCTTACCTGCTTACATACATCAACAAGGATCGTGTTGCCTGCACGTACAAACTGAGCACCATAATGGAACTGGGCTGTTCACAAGACCTCCACCATCGTCTAGCGTACACTTTGAAACTGCTGCAGCAACAGAAGACTGGTGCTTAA